The Caulobacter sp. FWC2 region GACCAGCATCAGGCTGTCGATCTCGAACTGGCGCTTGCGAAGGTTCTCGATCGCCTCCTTCAGCGTGAAGAAGCCGCCCAGGCCGTAGGCGATCAGGAAGAAGGCCAGGGGCGCCAGGCCGGTCAGGCGCAGACTTATCAACCAGCCCGTGGCCAGGGCAACGCCCGAGCCGATCGCGAAGATCAGTTCGGTGCGCTCACCGAAGACGCCGCCATGCGCGTGGTCGTGACCGCCCGCTTCGCCGCCACCATCATGGTCGTGCTCGTGACCGGGCTTTTCGCCGTCTTCAGGGTGTGGCTTGGCGGTGGCCATGGGGTCGTCTCCGGCGTCAGGGTGCGGTTTGGCGGCGATGGCCGCCAAACCCAACGGTCGAGATGGCTTCAAGGCTCACCAAGCCCCTCGGCGGTATGAAAAAGTCTCGGCGTCAAAGTCGGATCTTTGGCAGGGCTAGCCGACGGGCGATGGCGGCGTCGAGCGCCCGCATGACCCCGCCATAGGTGCGCAGCAGACCCTTGCCGATCAGCCCTCTGAGCCGGCCATCGCATTGGACGCTATGGCTGATCTGCGTCCCGGCCCGCACCTGGGCGATCTCGAAGGTCTCCAGGAGCCGGATGCCAAACCCACCCATCCGCCAGGCGATCAGGCGGCCGGGCTCACTGACCACGACCTCGCCGGCCATCACGAAGGGCGCCGGGATCTTGCCGACCCAAATCCGAAAATCCAGCTGCCCGGGCCCGGCTTGCCTGGCCGCCGGCACGATGGTCAGGAACGGCGCCCAGGTCGCATAGGCCGGAAGATCGCTGATCAGCTTGAACGCCATCTGCGGCTTGGCGGCGACGATCTGGCTGGTGGTCAGAATGAACGGATCAGCCTGCGCGACGGCGGTCATGAAACCGCCCGGACGGGGCTTGGCGGACCGCGGCGCAGGACCTCCACGCGCTCCAGCGTGACGAGGCCGATGTCGGGCAGGTCGTCCAAGGTCGCGACAAAGGCCCGCAAGGGCTCCTCCTCGTCGATGATCTCGATGACGATCGACTGGTCGTCGTCGAGGATATGGCGGGTATGGGTATGGGCCGACTTGCCAAAGCCGATCAGGGCCTGAAGCACGGTCGCCCCGGCCAGCTTGGCGTCGCGGACACGGGCGGCGATCACCTCGAAGACGCGGCGGTCGCCAAAATAGGTCGCCTCGTCTGTGTAGATCCTCAGCAGCATCATTGAAGGACTCATGGCGCTCTCCGGAAGGAACGCCCCGACGCCAAGCGACGCCGGGGCGCAGGGCTAGTGGGCGGTCAGGGGTTCGGCGTCGTGATCGACCTTGGCCGACCGGCCGCCGATGCGCAGGATCACCTGACTGATGGCCGGCAAGACGAGCAGGGTCAGGGCCGTGGCGGTGATCAGGCCGCCGATGACGACGATGGCCAGGGGCTTTTGCACCTCGGCCCCCGTGCCATGGGCCAGGGCCATGGGCACGAAGCCGATGGCCGGAACCAGGCCCGTCATGATCACCGGCCTCACCCGCTCCATGGTCCCGTCGATGATCGCCTGGGTCAGTTCGACGCCGTCTTCCAGCCGCTGGCGCACGCTGCTCATGACCACCAGGCCGTTGAGCACCGCCACGCCCGACAGGCAGATGAAGCCCACCGCCGCGGACACCGAGAACGCGATCCCGGTCAGGCCCAGGGCGAAGACACCCCCGGCCAGGCCCAGCGGCACGGCGGTAAACACCGCCAGGGCCCGGCCGATGCCGCCCAGCGCCATGTAGAGGATGGCGAAGATCAGGGCGAAGCACAGCGGCACGACAATGGCCAGGCGGTCGGACGCGGCCTTCAGGTTCTGGAACTGGCCGCCCCATTCGAGCCAGGCGCCGGACGGCAGGGCCACCGCCTCGACCTTGCCCGTGGCCTGCGCCACGAACGAGCCGACGTCGCGGCCCCGAACATTGGCCTGGATCACCACCCGACGCTTGCCGTTCTCGCGGCTGATCTGGTTGAGACCATCGGCGAATTTGAACTGGGCGACGGCGCGGAGCGGAACAGAGCCCCGAGCATGGCCCGCTTCCTCGGGCAGCATCACCGGCAAGGCGCCCAGGACGTCCAGGTCATTGCGGGTGGCGGCCGGCACGCGGACAACGACGGCGAAGCGCCGATCGCCCTCGAACACCAGGCCGGCCTCCCGGCCGCCCAGGGCGGCGGCGACGGTGTCGGCCACATCTTCGACGCTCAGACCAAAGCGCGCGATGGCCGCGCGGTCGAACTGAACGTCGAGGGTCGGGGCCCCGTCGGTCTGTTCAACCCGGACGTCGGCAGCCCCAGGGGTCGCTTGCAGGGCCGCGCCGATCTTGGCGGCCGCGGCGCTCATCTCCTCCAGATCATCGCCATAGAGCTTGATGGCAACGTCGCCACGAACCCCGGCGATCAGTTCGTTGAAGCGCATCTGGATCGGCTGGGTCAGTTCGAAGCTGTTGCCGACCAGGCCGTCGAGCTTGGCCTGCACCCGTTCCAGGATGTCGGCCTTGCTGTCGACGCCCTTGGGCCAGTCCTTCTCGGACTTGAGGATCACGAAGCCGTCGGAGATGTTGGGCGGCATCGGATCGGTAGCGACCTCGGCGGTGCCGGTCTTGGAGAACATCCGCTCCACTTCCGGCAGGCTGGTGATCGCCTGTTCGACCTTCCTCTGCATGGCCAGCGACTGCTCCAGGGAGGTCGACGGAATGCGCTGGGAAGACAGGGCGATGTTCTTTTCATCCAACTGCGGAATGAACTCCTGGCCCAGCAGGGTGAAGACCACCCCGGCGATGGCGAAAAGACCAAGGCCCGCGGCGATGAACGGCCAGGGCCGAGCAACCGAGCGGCGCAGGACTGGCTCGTAGATCCGCTTGATCCAAGCCACGACCGGGACGTCCTTTTCGGCGACCTTGCCCCGGATCAGCAGGGCGACCATGGCCGGCACGAAGGTCAGGGACAGCACGAAGGCGCTGGCCAGGGCCAGCATCAGGGTGATGGCCATGGGCGAGAAGGTCTTGCCCTCGACGCCCGTGAAGGTCAGCAGGGGCGCGAAGACCAAGAAGATGATCGCCTGGCCATAGACGGTCGGACGGATCATTTCCTGCGAGGCCAGGACCGTTTCCTGCAATCGCTCGCGCAGGGTCAGCAGCCGGCCCTCGTGGTGCTGGCGTTCGGCCAAACGCCGCAGGCAGTTTTCGATGATGATCACCGTACCGTCGACGATCAGGCCAAAGTCCAGGGCGCCCAGGCTCATCAGATTGCCCGAGACCTTCAGCCCGTTCATGCCGATGGCGGTCATCAGGAACGAGAACGGGATGATCAACACCGCGATCAGCGCCGCGCGGACATTGCCCAGCAGCAGGAAGAGCGCCGCCGCCACCAGCACCGCGCCCTCGAGCAGGTTTCGCTCGACGGTGGCGACGGTGGCGTTGACCAGCTTGGAGCGGTCGAGCGTCGGGGTGACGATGATCCCTGGCGGCAGGGACTTTTCGACCTGGGTGAGTTTCTCGCCGACTGCCTTGGCGACGGTGCGGCTGTTCTCGCCGATCAGCATCAAGGAAGTGCCGATCACCACCTCGTGGCCATTCATGCTGGCCGCGCCGGTGCGAAGCTCGCCGCCCAGCTTGACGGCGGCGACGTCCTTGACCGCGACGGCGACACCGCCACGCGTAGCGATAATCGCGTTGGCGATCTCGTCGATGCTTCGGATCCGGGCGTCGGCGCGAACGAGATAGGCCTCGCCCGCCCGCTCGACGAAGTTGGCGCCGACCGAGAGATTGGCCGCCTCCAGCGCCTTGGCCAGTTCGGAGAACGAGACGCCATAGGCGGCTAGCTTCACGGGATCGGGTTCGACCACGTACTGCTTTTCAAAACCGCCGATGGTGTCGATGCCGGCGACGCCGGACACGCCGCGCAGCTGGGGACTGATGATCCAGTCCTGGACGGTGCGCAGGTAGGCCGCGCGGGAAACATCGTCGTTCAGCCGAGCGCCATCAGGCGTCAGGAACGACCCGTCGCTTTGCCAGCCCGGCTTGCCGTTCTGGATCTTCGCGCCGCGACCGCCGGGATTGGCGAAATCGATGGCGTACATGAAGACTTCGCCCAGACCGGTGGTGACCGGGCCGATCTGCGGCTGGACCCCTTCGGGCAGGCTGTCGCGGGCCTGGGCCAAGCGTTCATTGACCTGCTGGCGCGCGAAGTAGAGGTCGACGTTCTCCTTGAAAACGGCGGTGACCTGGGAAAAGCCGTTGCGCGAGATCGACCGGGTGGTCTCAAGACCCGGAATGCCGGCCAAGGCCGTCTCGACCGGGAAGGTCACGCGTTTTTCGATCTCGATGGGCGAGAGCGACGGGTCGCTGGTGTTGATCTGCACCTGCTTGTTGGTGATGTCGGGCACGGCGTCGATCGGCAGCTTGGTCAGCTGCCAGGCGCCCAGCACCGAGATGCCCAGGACGACGAACAGCACGGCCCAGCGGGCGCGCACCGAGAAAGAGAGAAGCTTGGCGATCATCGGCCCGCCTCCATCGCGCGATGGTCAGCCAAGTGATGACTGACCACGATCCGGGCGACATCCGAGGCCGCCACATCCAAGCGCACGGCGTAGCCGGCCGGGTGGGATCCGCGTCCGCCGTTCAGAAGACCGTTCCATCGCGTCGTGCGATGCGCGATCAGCACACCGGTCGCCGCATAGGCGTCGACATCGAGATGGCCACCGGCCACGACGACCGTCGCGCTGCCGCGACGCACCTGGCCGGCGACGAGCAGACCTTTTGGGTCCGGATTGGCGTGGGCCCAGAGAATTTTGAGTCGCGGGCTGGATCGAGTTTCGATCACAGGCCCGGCGACCGCCGCGGGCGGCGGCGGGAGGTTCATCGACGCCATGACTATTCTTCCTCCCCGCTACCCTTGCCGAGTTCGGCCTTGAGCAGGAAGGCGTTCTTGGTGGCGACCTTCTGGCCGGCCGAAAGACCGCCGAGGATCTCCACGCGGCCGG contains the following coding sequences:
- a CDS encoding SRPBCC family protein, with the translated sequence MTAVAQADPFILTTSQIVAAKPQMAFKLISDLPAYATWAPFLTIVPAARQAGPGQLDFRIWVGKIPAPFVMAGEVVVSEPGRLIAWRMGGFGIRLLETFEIAQVRAGTQISHSVQCDGRLRGLIGKGLLRTYGGVMRALDAAIARRLALPKIRL
- a CDS encoding DUF190 domain-containing protein, yielding MSPSMMLLRIYTDEATYFGDRRVFEVIAARVRDAKLAGATVLQALIGFGKSAHTHTRHILDDDQSIVIEIIDEEEPLRAFVATLDDLPDIGLVTLERVEVLRRGPPSPVRAVS
- a CDS encoding CusA/CzcA family heavy metal efflux RND transporter; translation: MIAKLLSFSVRARWAVLFVVLGISVLGAWQLTKLPIDAVPDITNKQVQINTSDPSLSPIEIEKRVTFPVETALAGIPGLETTRSISRNGFSQVTAVFKENVDLYFARQQVNERLAQARDSLPEGVQPQIGPVTTGLGEVFMYAIDFANPGGRGAKIQNGKPGWQSDGSFLTPDGARLNDDVSRAAYLRTVQDWIISPQLRGVSGVAGIDTIGGFEKQYVVEPDPVKLAAYGVSFSELAKALEAANLSVGANFVERAGEAYLVRADARIRSIDEIANAIIATRGGVAVAVKDVAAVKLGGELRTGAASMNGHEVVIGTSLMLIGENSRTVAKAVGEKLTQVEKSLPPGIIVTPTLDRSKLVNATVATVERNLLEGAVLVAAALFLLLGNVRAALIAVLIIPFSFLMTAIGMNGLKVSGNLMSLGALDFGLIVDGTVIIIENCLRRLAERQHHEGRLLTLRERLQETVLASQEMIRPTVYGQAIIFLVFAPLLTFTGVEGKTFSPMAITLMLALASAFVLSLTFVPAMVALLIRGKVAEKDVPVVAWIKRIYEPVLRRSVARPWPFIAAGLGLFAIAGVVFTLLGQEFIPQLDEKNIALSSQRIPSTSLEQSLAMQRKVEQAITSLPEVERMFSKTGTAEVATDPMPPNISDGFVILKSEKDWPKGVDSKADILERVQAKLDGLVGNSFELTQPIQMRFNELIAGVRGDVAIKLYGDDLEEMSAAAAKIGAALQATPGAADVRVEQTDGAPTLDVQFDRAAIARFGLSVEDVADTVAAALGGREAGLVFEGDRRFAVVVRVPAATRNDLDVLGALPVMLPEEAGHARGSVPLRAVAQFKFADGLNQISRENGKRRVVIQANVRGRDVGSFVAQATGKVEAVALPSGAWLEWGGQFQNLKAASDRLAIVVPLCFALIFAILYMALGGIGRALAVFTAVPLGLAGGVFALGLTGIAFSVSAAVGFICLSGVAVLNGLVVMSSVRQRLEDGVELTQAIIDGTMERVRPVIMTGLVPAIGFVPMALAHGTGAEVQKPLAIVVIGGLITATALTLLVLPAISQVILRIGGRSAKVDHDAEPLTAH